In the genome of Triticum urartu cultivar G1812 chromosome 5, Tu2.1, whole genome shotgun sequence, one region contains:
- the LOC125555762 gene encoding metacaspase-1-like, whose product MECGQCGARLAVTRGASSVQCAHCRRATRVERHGAVVHGAVGFVRSVFTNIGRARPHPGYPPGHGNKRALLVGINYTGTAAELPGPINDVKCMSFLLTLKYGFPGDCILVLTDEERDPYRRPTRANILVAMRWLVHGCSSGDSLVFHFSGHGDQEKDKDGDEQDGQDESICPLDWQLNGAILDDEINEAIVRPLVQGVRLHAIIDACRSGTVLDLPNLCQIKKNGKPLWIDHSASNGAWKNTSGGHAILISGCTDDEDAQDGYGHETMAMGALTYSFFAAAWFAHRPPTYGQLLQKTKAILVDCNRDSQIHCDLPASILPHVRKAVNFSGVQEPQLSSSDKFDINRKTFML is encoded by the exons ATGGAGTGCGGCCAGTGCGGCGCGCGCTTGGCTGTCACGCGGGGCGCGAGCTCCGTTCAGTGCGCGCACTGCCGCAGGGCGACGCGCGTCGAACGGCACGGCGCCGTCGTGCACGGGGCCGTCGGCTTCGTCAGGAGCGTGTTCACGAACATTGGCCGGGCGAGGCCGCACCCGGGGTACCCGCCGGGGCACGGCAACAAGCGCGCTCTCTTGGTCGGCATCAACTACACCGGAACGGCGGCCGAGCTGCCCGGCCCCATCAACGATGTCAAGTGCATGAGCTTCCTGCTCACCCTCAAGTACGGCTTCCCAGGCGATTGCATCCTTGTCCTTACCG ATGAAGAGCGCGACCCCTACAGGAGGCCAACAAGGGCCAACATCCTAGTGGCGATGCGGTGGCTGGTGCATGGGTGCAGCTCCGGGGACTCCCTTGTGTTCCACTTCTCCGGCCACGGTGATCAGGAGAAAGACAAGGACGGCGACGAGCAGGACGGCCAGGACGAGAGCATCTGCCCGCTGGACTGGCAGCTGAACGGCGCCATCCTGGACGACGAGATCAACGAGGCCATCGTCCGCCCGCTCGTGCAGGGCGTCAGGCTCCACGCCATCATCGACGCCTGCCGCAGCGGCACCGTCCTTGATCTCCCCAACCTCTGCCAGATCAAAAA GAACGGGAAACCCCTGTGGATTGATCACAGCGCTTCAAATGGCGCTTGGAAGAACACGAGCGGCGGTCACGCCATCCTGATCAGCGGCTGCACCGACGACGAAGATGCGCAGGACGGTTACGGCCATGAGACCATGGCCATGGGAGCCTTGACGTACAGCTTCTTCGCTGCGGCGTGGTTCGCGCATCGGCCGCCCACCTACGGCCAGCTGCTTCAAAAGACGAAGGCGATCCTCGTAGACTGCAACCGCGACAGCCAGATCCACTGCGACCTCCCTGCGTCGATCTTACCGCACGTCCGGAAGGCGGTGAACTTCAGTGGCGTGCAGGAGCCTCAACTGTCTTCTTCCGACAAGTTCGACATCAACCGGAAGACATTTATGCTATAA